DNA sequence from the Manihot esculenta cultivar AM560-2 chromosome 11, M.esculenta_v8, whole genome shotgun sequence genome:
GCCACGTCTAGCCGAAAGGGACAAAAGCTGAATTAATTTGACCATGAATTATAATTATCAAGTAAATAAACCAATATCAAATTGGAGCATCTATGAGAAAACAATTGCTATTtcctatatataaaattttctatttataaaataagattCTATAGCTCTAAGCGTCTGAAAAATATATAAGTTGTTTCTCTCTCGACAATAAACTTGTTCTCCTCATCTCATTGGTGAACCTTGACCCTGTTATTTTGGGTTCACAAATAAAGCTACATGGGTTACAATTGAATATTGAAATGCTTAGTTTCATCACTTCTACATAGTGAGAATGTTGAATTTGCTGTTCTATTGCCATATGCAACACTAATTCTATATTCACCTAAGTATCCATAGAAGCTGTATGAACCATGGTCATCTGTCTGGCCATTTTGCTCCCCAGTTTTCCATTCCTGTAATAGCTTGTCCACAACATCTCCTGCTGGTAGGTTTTTAAGATTATTGTCTGTAAGACACATTTGGTAACACCCATTAGGATGGAGTGCAGTCCACAGGATTATGCCATTCACTGCAGGATGAGAGAAGCCTTCTCTCAACACTTGTTCTAGATAAATAGCCTGCAAATTTAACACAAAAAACTATGAAAGAGACTGCACACGACTACATTTTATGGTTTagacaataatattttaattgcattaatgaaattattgctttaatattattaaagtaataattttacagcagtttaaaattattataaataatttacggATAATAATTTACCGCCGCTgccttagatctattttggtgGTAGTGAATGAATATGCAATAATTGTTACCTGAGTTTGGTGATCAAATTTGCTGCTAATATCAACTTCTGTAAGCCAAATAGGGAGCCCAAGTGTAGCCAGCTTGTCTAGAATCCCTCTCATTAGAGGAAGATTTGGTTCTGAAAAATGACTCTCTAGCCCAATTCCATCCATGAATATTCCTCCAAGTTCAAGATCTCTTAGCCTTGAAATATAGGTGTCTACAGTTGAATTCGCATCACTGCAAGTTTCCACTACATTGAATTCATTCATAAACAAGGTTGCTAATGGGTCTGCTCTATGTGCTGTCTCATAGAAATGTAAAGTTGCATCAGGCCCAAGACGTTGCTCATAGAAATCAAAGTGTAGCATTTCATTACTAACATCCCAGTGTATGAATTCTTCTTTGTATTTGCTCATTAGGCTCTCAATTCGCGAATTTACTGCTGATTTTAATGCATCACCTGAAAGATTACGAACCCAAGCTGGATTATACTTCGGATCTTCCCAGAATATGTTGTGTCCTCTAGCAACAATTTGGTTAGCTCGGATAAATTCTAACATTTGATCTGATATGCTGTAATTGAGCTTTCCTTGGTCAGGTTCTGTTGCATACCACTTTAGTTCATTTTCAAAGACAGCTGCATTGAATCGCTCCACAAACCAATTCTGAACAATCAGAGAAACAATATTTAGATCTTCCTTAGTTGATCTTCTGGGATTTATTGGTTTCTACTAAAAACTTACTTGATAGGGCAAATTCCCAAGAATTGTTTTTGCTATAGCTGATCCAATTGGGAAATCTTTTGAGATTTGTTCTATTGTAATGGCTGCTCCTTTCAGCTTATTTCCATGCTTATCTGATACATGGATTGTAACAGCTCGCTTCCTAACCTGGAATTATGTAAACAACTACCTTATAttgaaaaattcaattaattttctttctaaACCAAATCAAAATATCAGAAAACCAAAG
Encoded proteins:
- the LOC110626237 gene encoding endo-1,4-beta-xylanase 5 isoform X1; the encoded protein is MGLLSKNCTQQASSLLGFSVFLLLFCPFSAFSYDGPLYDYTAYTECKGVPEQPLYNGGILKDEAPVFKPVVIDDASIIYTTPAFILHNLTPAIYCFSIWVKIQGAESSLVTASLTTDNATYNCVGTVLARSGCWSFLKGGFILDSPSFLSILYFQNSANKDIEITIASASLQPFTYHQWRINQQYIVNTVRKRAVTIHVSDKHGNKLKGAAITIEQISKDFPIGSAIAKTILGNLPYQNWFVERFNAAVFENELKWYATEPDQGKLNYSISDQMLEFIRANQIVARGHNIFWEDPKYNPAWVRNLSGDALKSAVNSRIESLMSKYKEEFIHWDVSNEMLHFDFYEQRLGPDATLHFYETAHRADPLATLFMNEFNVVETCSDANSTVDTYISRLRDLELGGIFMDGIGLESHFSEPNLPLMRGILDKLATLGLPIWLTEVDISSKFDHQTQAIYLEQVLREGFSHPAVNGIILWTALHPNGCYQMCLTDNNLKNLPAGDVVDKLLQEWKTGEQNGQTDDHGSYSFYGYLGEYRISVAYGNRTANSTFSLCRSDETKHFNIQL
- the LOC110626237 gene encoding endo-1,4-beta-xylanase 5 isoform X2 encodes the protein MGLLSKNCTQQASSLLGFSVFLLLFCPFSAFSYDGPLYDYTAYTECKGVPEQPLYNGGILKDEAPVFKPVVIDDASIIYTTPAFILHNLTPAIYCFSIWVKIQGAESSLVTASLTTDNATYNCVGTVLARSGCWSFLKGGFILDSPSFLSILYFQNSANKDIEITIASASLQPFTYHQWRINQQYIVNTVRKRAVTIHVSDKHGNKLKGAAITIEQISKDFPIGSAIAKTILGNLPYQNWFVERFNAAVFENELKWYATEPDQGKLNYSISDQMLEFIRANQIVARGHNIFWEDPKYNPAWVRNLSAHRADPLATLFMNEFNVVETCSDANSTVDTYISRLRDLELGGIFMDGIGLESHFSEPNLPLMRGILDKLATLGLPIWLTEVDISSKFDHQTQAIYLEQVLREGFSHPAVNGIILWTALHPNGCYQMCLTDNNLKNLPAGDVVDKLLQEWKTGEQNGQTDDHGSYSFYGYLGEYRISVAYGNRTANSTFSLCRSDETKHFNIQL